CAAACATGAACGCGTCGTAGAGAAGGTGCGTGAACGCCTAGGCCTTGTGGATGAAGAAAAAGAGCCCTCATCCGCGAAGGATAATACCCCCCGGGCCGAGCCGGATGATGAGCACATGTTTTTCAGCGCCATGCAAGGCGTGGCACCCCTGGATGAAAGTCAAGGAAGGCAAATAGCCCCGGAAAGCGCGCCTCCGGCTCCTGCACCTTCCTCCATTGATGAAGATGCTAAGGAGTACCTCGACAAATTCGTACGGGGTGAAGTGGATTTTGAGTTGGAGTTCACGGAAGAATACATGCACGGGTACGTCAAAGGGCTGGATGCCAAGACATTCAACCAACTCAAAGCGGGAACCCTAAGCCATGAGGGGCATCTCGACTTGCACGGCATGAATGCGGAACAAGCCTATGACGCCATGGTCTTTTTCCTTAAAGAATCATATCTGCAGGGACGGCGATGCGTTCTTCTCGTCACAGGACGCGGCATTAACTCCCCTGGAGGACAAGGCATTCTCCGTCGCTCCGTACAAAACTGGCTGACCAGAGAACCTCTCAAACGCGTCGTGTTGGCCTTCTGCACGGCCCGCGCCGCGGACGG
The sequence above is a segment of the Paucidesulfovibrio gracilis DSM 16080 genome. Coding sequences within it:
- a CDS encoding Smr/MutS family protein — encoded protein: MAKKKLNSLDALQSVSFGEKKKKRPKHERVVEKVRERLGLVDEEKEPSSAKDNTPRAEPDDEHMFFSAMQGVAPLDESQGRQIAPESAPPAPAPSSIDEDAKEYLDKFVRGEVDFELEFTEEYMHGYVKGLDAKTFNQLKAGTLSHEGHLDLHGMNAEQAYDAMVFFLKESYLQGRRCVLLVTGRGINSPGGQGILRRSVQNWLTREPLKRVVLAFCTARAADGGAGALYVLLRKQRKSQGKIHWDRSAFFSD